CACCTGGCCACCGAGATTTATGCGGCCGACGTCGATGTGGAAGCCGTGCTGCACGAGATGGACCTGCCGCTTTCGCGCGTGCTCGGCCTCTCGCGCGGGGAAACCATCATGTTCGATCGGAGCCCCTCCGATCCGGTCAAGCTGCGCTGCGGCAATATCGACCTGACGCAGGCGATCATGGGGCATATTGGAAACAATGTTTCGGTTCGGACGATCCGGCCTCTCAACCCGCCCAAGGTGACGATGGCGGCCTTCGAGGCGATCGACGAAGCGGGGGAGATTTGAGAAATGACTTTCGGGCTTCTCGTTGAAGGCTCTGTTGCCATTCTTCTGGCGGTGACCATCGGCTATTGCGTGGTGCTCAATGCGCGCCTCAAGCGCCTGCATGGCGACCGCGATGCGCTGAGGCAGATGGTGGGCGACCTCGTCCAGGCCACCAATCTCGCCAATGCGGCGATCAAGGAACTCAAGGTCACGGCCATCGAGACGGACCAGACGCTCAATGCCCGCCTCGAAGAGGCCGAGCGGTTCGGCGTGGAGCTGGCCAGCCACATCAATGCCGGCCAGGCGCTGATGGAGCGGGTGGCCAAGTTCACCAGCGCCGCGCGTCATTCCAAGTCGCTGGAGCCCGAGCCCCGCGCCGAAGAGCCCAGCCTGGTGAAGTCGGCTCTGCAGGCGCTGGCAACGCACGAGCGCATGCGGGGTAACGCAGCGTGAAATCGATCCGACTTCTCCCGGTCGTGGTCTTTGCTTCGCTGGCGCTGCTGGCGTTCAAGACGATCGGGCTGGTTACCAGTGGCAGCTATGTGCTGACAGGCACGAGCTCCGCGGTTGCCGCCGGTGGCGGCGCGGCGGAGCCGGCGTCGGGCGAGACGCTTACAATTCCTCCCGAGCCCACGCTCGAGGACAAGGCGCCGACCCTCTCGGACGGCGCTCCCACCATGCCGCTCGCCGCGCCTGCCGCTGCCGGCGGGCACGGGGAGGGGGCTCCGGCTCCCGCCACGGAGGGCGAGCATGGGGCTGAATCCGCCGCAGCTCCGGCTGCCGAGGAGGCCATTGCGACCGGTGCGCCGGACATGACCGCCGAAGCTCCCGCCGCGCAGCCCGAAGGGCAGCAGATCGGGGAAACCGAGCGGACCATTCTCAACCGCCTGGCCGAGCGCCGTTCGGAGCTTAATGGCATCGAAGGCGAACTCGCCACCCGCCAGCAATTGGTGGAGGCCGCCGAGCGCAAGCTTGCCGAGCGCACCGCGGCGCTGCAGGCGATCGAGGCGCGTATCAACGGGCTGGTCGACCAGCAGAAGTCGATCGACGAGGCGCAGTTCAAGAGTCTGGTCTCGATGTACGAGAACATGAAGCCGGCCGATGCGGCCAAGATCTTCGATGCGCTCGATATCGACGTGCTGCTGCGCGTGGCCAAGGCGATCAATCCGCGCAAGATGGCCCCGATCATGGCCAAGATGAACCCCACGGTGGCCCAGGTGCTCACCGTCAAGCTAGCCGCCGTCAACCCGGTGACGCAGCCGACGACGATGGCCAGCACCGACCTCAATGCGGAACTGCCGCAGATCGTCGGACAATAGGAATTCTGCTCTGGAGGCAGTCGGAAGGCGGGCGAAAGCCCGCCTTTTGTTTGGGTGCTTTAGGGGGAGAATGAGCTGGCGGGCATGCTTTCCAACTACTCACTTCCCCCAACCACGGAACTTCCCCGGGCGGAGACCCGGGGCCCATTGCACCGCTCCACTCGAGTGGAGGTATCCGTGGGCCCCTGTGTAATTGTGCTGTGCCATATTGGGTACGGGCGGGAGACCGTTGGGCCCCAGGTTTAAAGACCGAGAGCCGGCACGGGTCCCCGCCCGCTTTGACAAACACCTGAACAGTTGCACGAGGCCGCTTGAGACGGACCTCGGATCACAGGGACAGGCCCATGACCCTATCACCGACCTGGATTGGAATCGACGTTTCGAAAGCCTGGCTGGATATCGCCTCTTCCGGCGGGGAGGGCGTGCAGCGGATCGCCAACACGATGGACGCCATCGCCGCATTCGCCGCCACGCTGGAGCGGGAGGGCACTCTCGTGGTGCTGGAGGCGAGCGGGGTTTACGACAGGAGCTTGCGCGCCGGACTGGCGCTGGCCGGGATCGGCCATGTCCGGGTCAATCCGCTGCGGGCCCGTGACTTTGCGCGGGCCAGCGGCCAGCTCGCCAAGACCGATGCGCTCGATGCGGCCATGCTTGCCGAAATGGGCCGGGCCCTGCGCCTCGTGGCCGACCCGCTGCCCGAGGCCGGACGCGAGCGGCTCGGCCTGCTCAGCCGCCGCCGCGACCAGTTGGTGGCCATGCGCACCCAGGAAAAGCAGCGCCGGATCGAGATGACCGATCCCTTCATCGGCGCCGACCTGGACCGGCACCTGGCCGGCCTCAACCAGGCCATCGCCGCCATCGAGGTCGAAATCCAGAACCAGATCGGCAGCGATGCCGCCCTGGCACAGGACCAGGCCCTGATCCGCTCGGTGCCCGGCATCGGCCCGGTCACCGCCTCTGTCCTGGCCGCCCTGATGCCCGAACTGGGCCGGCGCTCGGGCAAGCAGATCGCCACCCTGGCCGGGTTGGCCCCGCTCAACAACGATAGCGGCCTACGGCGCGGACAGCGCTCCATCCGCGGTGGCCGCCGCCGCGTCCGCCAGGCCCTCTACATGGCCGCCGTCGCATCCTTGCGAACACAATCGCCTCTCAACGCCTTCTACCACCGCCTGCGCCAGGCCGGAAAACCACCCAAGCCTGCCCTCGTCGCCCTCGCCAGAAAGCTCCTCGTCACCATCAACGCCATGATGAAAACCCGAACACGCTTCGCAACCTGAATTACAGTTGCCGGCTCTTCGGCCGGGGAAGTGCGGTGTTGGGGAAAGAGATGCGGGTTCATGCCCACTCCCCACTTCCCACCTCTCCCGCAACCCCACATTCCCCTTTAGCGCCCCGTTAAGTCCAAGCCGCTAATTTGCATGGGTAAATCTGGGCGCGGTCAGGCAGTGTTAGTTTCAGTGAGTGCGTATGTGGGGCGGGCTTTTGCCGGCGCGGTTGTGAAGTGCGCGGTGGCGGCTTCGCTTTTGGTGGCGTTTTCCATTCCGGCATGGGCGGCGGACAAGGCGCAGCTTTTCGTTACGGCCGAGCAGGGCTATGGCCGGATGATCCTGAGCTTTCCAGGCCTCTACGAGATGCCCAAGCACCAGGTGAAGATGGAAAACGGTGTGCTTGCGGTCACGTTCGACGAACCCATCGACATCGCGCTGCCCGACGTCACCAAGATCCTGCCTGATTTCATTTCAGTTGGCCGCGTCGACCCGGACGGGCGCGGCGTGCGCTTTGCACTGCGGACCAAGCTCAACTTCAACCCGATGGAAGCGGGCGAAAAGCTCTTCCTCGACCTGATGCCGGCCAATTGGCAGGGTATGCCGCCTTCGCTGCCGCCCGAGATCATCGCCGACCTGGCGCGCCGGGCCGAAGAGGCCGCCAAGCTTGCCGAGCAGAAGCGGCTGGCCGAAGAGGCCGCGATCATCAAGCCGGCGGCGGCGCTGCGCGTCGGCCGTAATCCGACTTTCACGCGCCTGCAATTCGACTGGTCGGCCGATACCAAGGCCTCCTTCTCGATGGATATGAGCAATATCGCCACGCTCACGTTCAACTGGCCGGTGCCGGTGGAACTCTGGCAGCTCAAGGCCGACATGCCCGCCGAGATGAAGGCCGTCGACAATCTCGTCAGCCCGGCGGGCAGCGAGATCAAGTTCCGTATCACCGAGGGCGTGACGCCCCGCTTCTATGCGACGTCCGACCGCCAGTTCATCGTCGATCTCGACGTGCAGGATCCGCAGCAGGTCAAGCCGATCGATGCAGCGGCGCTTCTCGAAGCCAGCCGGCCCAAGGCGCCGGTGGCGAGCGAGCAGGACGAGAACGTGCCAGTGGTGGGGCCGACGCCGGCCAGCATCACGCCGTTCTTTGCCGCCGTGGGCTCGACCGTCCGGCTGGTCTTCCCGTTCGACCAGGATACGCCGGCTGCCGTCTTCCGGCGCGGCGACTCGCTCTGGATGGTGTTCGACACCATGACCGGCATCAATCCGCCGCCGGCCAATCCGGGGTTCGACGCCATCGCCCGCAGCTTTACCGTCGTGCCCTCAGGCGACACGCAGGTGATCAAGCTCGAACTCAATGGTGATCGGCTTGCAACGCTGGGCTCGCAGGGCAAGGCCTGGGTGCTCTCGCTGGGCGATGTGCTGCTGACCCCGACCGAGCCCCTGGCGCTCAACCGCCGCCTCGACCGCGAGGGGCTCTACGAGATGACCGCCGACCTGCAACGGCCGGGCAAGGTGCATGAATTCATCGACCCGGTGGTTGGCGATACGCTCTCGGTCATCACAGCTTACCCGCCGGCACGTGGCGTTACGCGCGACCAGGCGTTTGTCGATTTCTCGGCGCTGCGCTCGGTGCATGGCCTCGTGATCCGGCCGAACCGCGAGGGGCTGGATGTCGATATCGATTCCCGGCTCGCCGTGATCCACAGCCCCGCCGGCCTTACCGTTTCCTCGATCGACAGCCGCCGCGCGGTCGATTTCGGCGACGGCACCAGCCGCGAGAGCTTCATCGATCTCGCCGCGTTGCAGGAAACCAATCCGCTCGTCTTCACGCGCTACCGCGACCAGTTGATGAACGACACCTCGGCCACGGATGGCCGTGCGCGCGATGCGGCGCGGTTGCAACTGGCGCAATATCTCGTGGCGAACCGGTTCGGGCTCGAGGCGCTGGGCGTGCTGCAGGTGATGGATGAGGGGTTGGTGGATGCTTCGCTCAAGCGGCAGCTCCAGTTCACCACGGCCATCGCCAATGCCGAATCCGGCCGCGCCAAGGACGCGCTGGAAGTGCTCAATTCCGACGGCATGGCCGATGACATGGATGCGCTGCTGTGGCGGACGATCGCCAAGACGGAGAGCGGCGACTTCCGTGGCGCGCGCGGCGATTCCCTCGGCGCCGAGGCTGGGCTTGAAAGCTACCCGGCCTGGGTGCGCTCGCGCTTCCTGCTGGCGGCGATCCGCTCGTCAGTAGAAACGAGTGACGAGTCGCTGGCCAATCACTATCTGGGCATGGTCGACGTCGCCCGGCTCGAACCCGAGCAGGTGAGCGAGCTACGCCTTCTTTCCGGCCGCGTCGACGAGTTGATGGGCCGCAACGACCAGGCGCTGGATGCCTATGGCGAAGTGATCGCGGCCGACTATCGTCCGTCGCGCGCCGAGGCGGTTTACCGCACGCTCGCCATTCTCAAGCAGCAGGGAAATCTTGACGCCGACAAGGCGGTGAAGACGCTGGCGGCCGAGGCCATGCTCTGGCGTGGCGGTGAGCTGGAAGCGCAGATGCAGAAGCTTCTGGCCGAGCTTTATTTCGACCGTGGCGAATATCGCGCCGGGTTCGAGGTGGCCAAGCAGGCTTCGGTGTTCCATGGCGACAGTTCCGCGACCAACGGCCTTGCCGACGAAGCGGCCACGCAGTTTGCCGACCTCTATCTCAACGGCCGCGCCGATGCGCTGGAGCCGGTGGATGCGCTGAGCCTCTTCTACGATTTCCGCGAGCTGACCCCGCCGGGCGCGCGCGGCGACGAGATGATCCGCAACCTGGCGCGCCGGCTGGTCAAGGTCGATCTCCTGGCGCAGGCGGCGGAACTGCTGCAATACCAGATCGACAGCCGCCTCAAGGGCGTGGCGCAGGCGCAGGTCGGCGCCGACCTCGCCGTGATCTATGTCGCCAACCGCGATCCGGAAGCGGCGCTGCGGGTGCTCAACAAGACGCGCCTCGCCGACCTGGCGCCGACGCTCGAGCGGCAGCGCCGCATTCTCGAGGCGCGGGCGATGATCGATGCCGGGCGCGACGACCTGGCGCTCGACATGCTCTCGCGCATGAACGGGCGCGACGTCGATCTGCTACGGGCCGATGCCCACTGGAAGGCGCATCGCTACACCAAGTCGGCCGAGCTCATGGAAGCGCTCTATGCCGCCCCTCCGACCGGCGAGCCGATGCCGCAGGCCAGCCGCATGGCCATCGTCAAGGCAGCGGTGGGCTATGTACTGGGCAACGACGCGCTGGGGCTCTCGCGCCTCCGCACCAAGTATGGCGACCAGATGGCCAATTCCCCGCAATGGGCGATGTTCGACTTCGTCACCAGCCAGATCAGCGCCCCGTCGCCGGCAGAGTTCACGCAGGTGGCCAAGGCGGTGTCGGGTATGGATTCGCTCAATGCGTTCCTGGCGTCGTACCAGGAGACCTATGGCGCGAAGGACGGGTTGGTGCCGGATGGCACGAAGGCAGGGGCGGCGTAGGCGCGCGGGCTTCACCCTTGCCTTGCCCCGCGATGGAAGACCGGCTGACGCGAGAACGACCTAAGGGGCCGGGCGCCTAGCTTTCAAGTATCACCGCACTTCCCCGGCCGGAGAGCCGGGGCCCATGGATACCTCCACTCGAACGGCGCGGTGCAATAGGTCCCGGGTCTTCGCCCGGGGAAGTAAGGGGTGGGGGTGGTGCGGTGCTGGAAGCCCCTGGGAGGGGACAGGAGCAACCGCTAGCCGCTTACGAAACTCCGCACGAGCGAGCCGGCGACCAGGTTCCAGCCGTCCACCAGCACGAAGAAAATCAGCTTGAACGGCAGCGAGATAATCACTGGCGGCAGCATCATCATGCCCATGGACATGAGGACCGAGGCCACGACCATGTCGATGACGACGAAGGGGATGAAGAGCAGGAAGCCGATTTCGAAGGCGCGGCGCAGTTCCGAGATCATGAAGGCCGGGACGAGGATCTGCAGCGGAACGGCCGAGACTTCGTCGGGGGGCTCCTGCCCGGAAAGGTCGTAGAAGAGGGCCACGTCCTTGTCGCGCACATTGGCGGACATGAAGGCGTGGATGGGCACCGAGCCGCGCTCGAAGGCCTGCTGCACGGTGATCGAATTGCTCATCAGCGGGGCGATGCCGACATTGTAGGTCTGTGTCAGCGTCGGGGCCATGATGAAGGCGGTGAGGAAAAGCGCCAGCGAGACCATCACCGAGTTCGGCGGGGCCGTCTGGAGGCCGATGGCCGTGCGCAGCAGGGAGAGCACGACCACGATGCGGGTGAAGCTCGTGACCATCACCAGGATCGAGGGCGCCAGCGCCAGGATGGTGATGAGGCCGATGAGCTGGACGGCGCGCTCGGTGAGCGAGGCGTCGTTGCCGAAATCGATGTTGAGATCCTGGCCGAAGGCAACGGCCGGGATCAGGAGCGAGAGGGCGAGCGCGACGAGGCCGAGCGCCCAGCGGACGCGCCTAGTGCGAGTCGGCCGTGCGTGCCGTCGGGTTATCGCTCTGAGAATCGTCACCACCCCGTGCCCCTGCATCATCCGGATGGCCCGTTCTAGCTGAGTCGTCCGCAGGCGAATCGGCATTTGCGTGGATTGCCACAGGTTCGGCGTCCTCATTGGCGCGCATGAAGCCGGTATGGCGGAGCGAGGTCGACTGGCGGGCCGGCGGGGGTGCGGCAAGTTCGCGCAGCTTGTTGGCCGCCGGGCGCAGTGCGGGCTCGACCGCGGGGACGGGAGCCTGGGAGGCGCTTGCCGGCTTGGCCGGCGTCGGCGGGGCAGGGCGGCGCAACGGCTGGCGTGCCTGCTGCTGCTCGGCGGGGATGCCGGTCTCGATCACGACGTCCTGCGGGCCACCCAGGAGGATGAGGTGTTCCACGTCGTCGCGGCGCACGATGACGAGCTGGCGCTTCTGGTCGACGGCAAGGCTATCCACCACGGAAAGCCTACGATTTTTGCCGCGGCCGACATTGTTGGAGGCGCGGAAGATGAACTTGAGCAGCCAGAGGGCAAGAATGATGAGAACGAGCACGATGCCCAGTGCCAGCACGGCATTGAGAATCGCACCCTCAGAGCCTCCGAACAGGCCCGTCAAAAACTGCATCTAGGCGTCTCCAGAATCACGCACGTCGACAATCAAGCGGGAAGATATTGCCTATATAGACCGTGCAAGTTGCAAATTGCGAGAGTTTCGGTCCGTCAAAACCCGTGGATTAACTATCTGTTAACCATTCGGGCGGCACAAATTGCCCACTGGTTTCGGGGGTTACACGGCCATGGGGCTCGGCCAAATTCCGCTGTTCGCAGCGATGACGGAAAAGATGCGCTGGCATCAGGCGCGGCAGAACCTGCTCGCGCAGAATGTCGCCAATGCGGAAACGCCCGGCTATCGCGGCCGTGATCTGCGCGCCTTCGATTTCGAAGACCACATGGCCAACAAGTCGACGGCCGAGGTCACGACGGCGGCGACCAATCCCAAGCATATTTCGGTGTCGAGCGGGTCCGGCGACGGTTTCCAGTCGCGCCGCCTCAACAGCTTCGAGATCACGCCCGAAGGCAATGGCGTGACGCTCGAGGACGAGATGATGAAGGTGACCGGTAACCAGATGGATTACCAGGCAGTCACCACCCTTTACACGCGTTCGGTGCGGCTGTTGCGGACCGCACTTGGCAAATCCGCTTAGGAGGCGACGCCGTGACCGACTTCTCCAATTCCATTCGAATCGCGGCCACGGGCCTGCACGCCGAGACGGCGCGCATGCGGGTGATCGCCGAGAACCTCGCCAACGCCGATTCGGCGGGCAAGGCTCCGGGCGAGGATCCCTACCGGCGCAAGATTCCGACCTTCAAGGCCGTGTTCGACCAGGAGCTCGGCGGCACCTCCGTGCAGGTCGGCAAGCTGGCCTATGACATGAGCGAATTCACCACCCGGTACGAACCCGGCCATCCGGCCGCCGATGCCAGCGGCATGGTCCGCTACCCCAATGTCAACGCGCTTATCGAAACCATGGACATGCGTGAGGCCCAGCGCACTTACGAGGCGAACCTCAACGTCGTGTCATCGACTCGCTCCATGCTCGGCCAGACGCTGAGCATTCTTCGCGGATAAGGACAAATCTGAATGGCCACTCCCTTCAACGCTGCGGCAGCCGCCTACGGCAACGCCGCCAAACTCCTCACCCAGGCGACCGAAGGGCCGCCCGAAATGCTCAACCAGGGCGGCCAGGGCCCGGACTTCGCCAAGATGCTCGCCTCCAGCGTGCAATCTGTTGTGGATACCGGCCGGTCCTCCGAGCAGTTGTCGCTTGATCTTGTGAACGGCAAGGCGAATGTGGTCGACGTGGTGACCGCCATCTCGCAGACCGAAATGGCTGTCGAGACCATGGTCACGGTGCGCGACCGGGTGATTTCGGCCTACGAAGAAATCATGCGGATGCCGATCTAGCCCGGGGCAGGCGCCCCAAAGAGGCACGCATGACTGGACTTCAGGTCCTCGACATCAGCCGCGAAGGCATATGGACGCTGATCATCGTGGCAGCGCCCATGATGCTGGTGGGGCTGGTCGTGGGCGTCATCATCGCGCTGTTCCAGGCGCTGACGCAGATTCAGGAACAGACGCTGGTTTTCGTGCCGAAGATCCTGGCGATCTTCATCACCATGCTTGTCGCGCTGCCGTTCATCGGCGCGCAGATGGCAATGCTGATGGTGCATATTTCCGATCTCATCGCCACGGGCGGCTGATCGATGACGATCGGCCTCGACTGGCTGCCGCAGACCGCGTTTCTCTACCTCATCGTCTTTGCGCGGGTCGGCTCGATGCTGATGCTGATGCCGGCGCTGGGCGAGACCTCGATTCCCGCCCGTATGCGGCTGAGCTTCGCGCTGGTCTTCTCGCTCGTGCTCTACCCGCTGCTGAGCGGGCAATTGCCGGCGCTGCCGGACGAGCTCATGGCCATCGTCGTGCTGCTCGTCCACGAGATCATCATCGGTCTGATGCTGGGCGCGCTGATGCGCTTCTTCGTCTCGGCGGCGCAGGTGGCGGGTTCGATCATCGCCTTCCAGATCGGCCTCTCCGCCGCGATGATGGCCGACCCCAACCAGGGCGGGGTGCAGGGTGCGGTGTTCGGCACGTTCCTCTCGTTCCTCGGCGTGGCGCTGATCTTCGCCACCGACCTCCACCACATGGCGCTGAGCGCCATCTATGACAGCTATTCGGTGTTTTCGCCTACCGATCCGCTGATGGCGGGCGACGCCGCGCAGGCGGCTATTCGCGCCGTGACCGGTGCCTTTACCGTCGGCGTCCAGATGGCGGCGCCCTTCATCGTCTTCGGCCTGATCTTCAACCTGGGCATGGGCATCCTCTCGCGGCTGATGCCGGCGCTGCAGGTTTATTTCATGGCCATGCCGGCCAATATCGGGGTTGGGCTCGTTCTCTTCGCCCTGCTGCTGGCCATGATGATGGGCTGGTACCTCACGCATTTCGAAGCCGAACTCGCGACGCTGAGGGTGTGATGGCGCAGGGTGCATCTAGCCATCGTTCGGGAGCCGCCGCATGAGCGATGAAGCTCCGGAAGAATCCTCGAAAACGGAAGACCCCTCCGCCAAAAAGCTGGAGGACGCGCACAAGCGCGGCGACGTGGTCAAAAGCCAGGAGGTCACCACCTGGTTCATGCTGCTGGGCGCTGCCGGGCTCATGGCCATGCTGGCGCCGGGCACCAGCGCGGGGCTGGCCGGGACCTTCAAGATCCTCCTCGCCAATGCCGATCAGTTCGAGGTTGGCGGGCCGGCCCTGGGGTCGTTCCTCTGGGGGCTCTGGGGCTCGATCATTCTCGTGGCGCTGGTGCCGCTGGTGGTGCTGACGGCCTGCGCCATAGCAGCCAACCTCATCCAGCATCGGCCGCTGCTCTCGCTGGAGCCCATTACGCCCAAGCTGTCGAAGATCTCGCCGCTCGCGGGAGCCAAGCGCCTGTTTTCGACGGAGGCGCTGGTCAATTTCGCCAAGGGGCTGGCCAAGCTCAGTATTGTCGGCGCCGCCATCTTCTTCGCCGTCTGGCCCGAGCGGGACCGGATGGACACGATGATGACCACCGATCCGGCGATGATCCTGGAAACCTTCCAGTCGCTGGGGATGAAGGTCATCCTCTCCTCGCTCATCGCCGTCACCTTCATCGCGCTCGCCGACTATCTCTACCAGCGCAACAAGTGGTGGAAGCGGCAGAAGATGACGCTTCAGGAAGTGAAGGACGAGTTCAAGCAGATGGAAGGCGACCCCAAGATCAAGGGGCGCATCCGTCAGTTGCGCATGGAAAAGAGCCGTCAGCGCATGATGGCCGCCGTGCCCGATGCGACCGTGGTGGTGATGAACCCAACCCACTACGCGGTGGCGCTCAAATACGACAAGACCATGCAGGCGCCGATCTGCGTGGCCAAGGGCGTGGATGCGGTCGCGCTGCGCATTCGTGGCGTCGCCGAGGAGAATCGCGTGCCTGTAGTGGAGAATCCGCCGCTCGCGCGTGCGCTCTATGCGAGCGTCGAAATCGACGACACGATCCCTGCAGAGCATTTCAAGGCGGTGGCACAGGTCATCGGCTACGTCATGCGGCTTAAGGACAAGCGCGCGTGGCGCGGTTCTGAACCGCGAAATTAGCCTTTGGCCTACCCAAGGCGTTAAGCCATTTGCTACCACAGTCGAGGCGTGATTCGGTGGTGACATAACCCGCATGGCAGCTTCCCCGCTCGACGAGAATATTTATCCTGAACCTCTCGTTTCGCGGCCCCGTGGTGGGTCGGGATTGTGGCGCGTCGTGGCGCTGGCGATTTTTCTCATCGCCCTGGCGAGCGCCTACGCGATTTTCAGCGATCGAATTCCCGCCGATGCCATGCTGCTGGCGCTCGGTCTTCTGGCCGTTGTCGGCGTCTTCTGCCTCTTCGCGCTGGCTGCCGGCCTCTTCCGGTTCGCGGGCAATGAAGAGAAGCGCACGCTGGCGAGCGTGATCGTCGACAGCCTGCCGTTCGGCGCGGTCGTGACGGATCGCGAAGGCAAGATTTCCTACGTCAATGCCGAGTACGGCAACTTTGCCGGCGGCATTTCCAACGGCGTGCCGGTCAGCGTGACGCGCCTCTTTGCCGGCCAGCCCGAAGCGAGCGAGGCGGTCTACCGCCTGTCGCGCGCCGCGCAGGATGGGCGTTCGGCGACTGAGGACATTCGCCTGGTCGGCGGGCTCGATGGCACTGCCGCTGATTTCGGCCGCCCCTTCTGGTATCGCGTCGCGGTGCGTCCGCTGCCCGAGATCGACCGCTCGGAAAAGCCGCTGGTGCTCTGGTCGGTCGAGGAAATCACGCGCGACCGCGAGCGGCAGGAAAATGCCTTCCTCGAGTTGCAGCGCGCCATCGACTATCTCGACCATGCGCCGGCCGGTTTCTTCTCGGCCGATGCCGATGGGCGTGTGCAATACCTCAACTCGACGCTGGCCGACTGGCTTGGCTACGACCTTGCCGAGTTCGAGGCCGGCACCGTGCGCCTTACCGATATCTGTCGCGGC
The sequence above is a segment of the Paradevosia shaoguanensis genome. Coding sequences within it:
- a CDS encoding DUF6468 domain-containing protein, whose amino-acid sequence is MTFGLLVEGSVAILLAVTIGYCVVLNARLKRLHGDRDALRQMVGDLVQATNLANAAIKELKVTAIETDQTLNARLEEAERFGVELASHINAGQALMERVAKFTSAARHSKSLEPEPRAEEPSLVKSALQALATHERMRGNAA
- a CDS encoding MotE family protein, with the translated sequence MKSIRLLPVVVFASLALLAFKTIGLVTSGSYVLTGTSSAVAAGGGAAEPASGETLTIPPEPTLEDKAPTLSDGAPTMPLAAPAAAGGHGEGAPAPATEGEHGAESAAAPAAEEAIATGAPDMTAEAPAAQPEGQQIGETERTILNRLAERRSELNGIEGELATRQQLVEAAERKLAERTAALQAIEARINGLVDQQKSIDEAQFKSLVSMYENMKPADAAKIFDALDIDVLLRVAKAINPRKMAPIMAKMNPTVAQVLTVKLAAVNPVTQPTTMASTDLNAELPQIVGQ
- a CDS encoding IS110 family transposase; the encoded protein is MTLSPTWIGIDVSKAWLDIASSGGEGVQRIANTMDAIAAFAATLEREGTLVVLEASGVYDRSLRAGLALAGIGHVRVNPLRARDFARASGQLAKTDALDAAMLAEMGRALRLVADPLPEAGRERLGLLSRRRDQLVAMRTQEKQRRIEMTDPFIGADLDRHLAGLNQAIAAIEVEIQNQIGSDAALAQDQALIRSVPGIGPVTASVLAALMPELGRRSGKQIATLAGLAPLNNDSGLRRGQRSIRGGRRRVRQALYMAAVASLRTQSPLNAFYHRLRQAGKPPKPALVALARKLLVTINAMMKTRTRFAT
- a CDS encoding tetratricopeptide repeat protein, encoding MAASLLVAFSIPAWAADKAQLFVTAEQGYGRMILSFPGLYEMPKHQVKMENGVLAVTFDEPIDIALPDVTKILPDFISVGRVDPDGRGVRFALRTKLNFNPMEAGEKLFLDLMPANWQGMPPSLPPEIIADLARRAEEAAKLAEQKRLAEEAAIIKPAAALRVGRNPTFTRLQFDWSADTKASFSMDMSNIATLTFNWPVPVELWQLKADMPAEMKAVDNLVSPAGSEIKFRITEGVTPRFYATSDRQFIVDLDVQDPQQVKPIDAAALLEASRPKAPVASEQDENVPVVGPTPASITPFFAAVGSTVRLVFPFDQDTPAAVFRRGDSLWMVFDTMTGINPPPANPGFDAIARSFTVVPSGDTQVIKLELNGDRLATLGSQGKAWVLSLGDVLLTPTEPLALNRRLDREGLYEMTADLQRPGKVHEFIDPVVGDTLSVITAYPPARGVTRDQAFVDFSALRSVHGLVIRPNREGLDVDIDSRLAVIHSPAGLTVSSIDSRRAVDFGDGTSRESFIDLAALQETNPLVFTRYRDQLMNDTSATDGRARDAARLQLAQYLVANRFGLEALGVLQVMDEGLVDASLKRQLQFTTAIANAESGRAKDALEVLNSDGMADDMDALLWRTIAKTESGDFRGARGDSLGAEAGLESYPAWVRSRFLLAAIRSSVETSDESLANHYLGMVDVARLEPEQVSELRLLSGRVDELMGRNDQALDAYGEVIAADYRPSRAEAVYRTLAILKQQGNLDADKAVKTLAAEAMLWRGGELEAQMQKLLAELYFDRGEYRAGFEVAKQASVFHGDSSATNGLADEAATQFADLYLNGRADALEPVDALSLFYDFRELTPPGARGDEMIRNLARRLVKVDLLAQAAELLQYQIDSRLKGVAQAQVGADLAVIYVANRDPEAALRVLNKTRLADLAPTLERQRRILEARAMIDAGRDDLALDMLSRMNGRDVDLLRADAHWKAHRYTKSAELMEALYAAPPTGEPMPQASRMAIVKAAVGYVLGNDALGLSRLRTKYGDQMANSPQWAMFDFVTSQISAPSPAEFTQVAKAVSGMDSLNAFLASYQETYGAKDGLVPDGTKAGAA
- the fliP gene encoding flagellar type III secretion system pore protein FliP (The bacterial flagellar biogenesis protein FliP forms a type III secretion system (T3SS)-type pore required for flagellar assembly.), which codes for MLRAITRRHARPTRTRRVRWALGLVALALSLLIPAVAFGQDLNIDFGNDASLTERAVQLIGLITILALAPSILVMVTSFTRIVVVLSLLRTAIGLQTAPPNSVMVSLALFLTAFIMAPTLTQTYNVGIAPLMSNSITVQQAFERGSVPIHAFMSANVRDKDVALFYDLSGQEPPDEVSAVPLQILVPAFMISELRRAFEIGFLLFIPFVVIDMVVASVLMSMGMMMLPPVIISLPFKLIFFVLVDGWNLVAGSLVRSFVSG
- a CDS encoding FliO/MopB family protein yields the protein MQFLTGLFGGSEGAILNAVLALGIVLVLIILALWLLKFIFRASNNVGRGKNRRLSVVDSLAVDQKRQLVIVRRDDVEHLILLGGPQDVVIETGIPAEQQQARQPLRRPAPPTPAKPASASQAPVPAVEPALRPAANKLRELAAPPPARQSTSLRHTGFMRANEDAEPVAIHANADSPADDSARTGHPDDAGARGGDDSQSDNPTARTADSH
- the flgB gene encoding flagellar basal body rod protein FlgB, whose protein sequence is MGLGQIPLFAAMTEKMRWHQARQNLLAQNVANAETPGYRGRDLRAFDFEDHMANKSTAEVTTAATNPKHISVSSGSGDGFQSRRLNSFEITPEGNGVTLEDEMMKVTGNQMDYQAVTTLYTRSVRLLRTALGKSA
- the flgC gene encoding flagellar basal body rod protein FlgC, whose product is MTDFSNSIRIAATGLHAETARMRVIAENLANADSAGKAPGEDPYRRKIPTFKAVFDQELGGTSVQVGKLAYDMSEFTTRYEPGHPAADASGMVRYPNVNALIETMDMREAQRTYEANLNVVSSTRSMLGQTLSILRG
- the fliE gene encoding flagellar hook-basal body complex protein FliE, which translates into the protein MATPFNAAAAAYGNAAKLLTQATEGPPEMLNQGGQGPDFAKMLASSVQSVVDTGRSSEQLSLDLVNGKANVVDVVTAISQTEMAVETMVTVRDRVISAYEEIMRMPI
- a CDS encoding flagellar biosynthetic protein FliQ; translation: MTGLQVLDISREGIWTLIIVAAPMMLVGLVVGVIIALFQALTQIQEQTLVFVPKILAIFITMLVALPFIGAQMAMLMVHISDLIATGG